In a genomic window of Streptomyces koelreuteriae:
- a CDS encoding MFS transporter, producing MTSTLQTAEATEAVKRPGRWLALAVLVLAVLLVAVDATVLGLATPYISEDLKPSGTQLLWIGDVYSFVIAGLLVSMGSLGDRIGRKRILLIGATAFGAISVFNAYATTPEMMIVARALLGVAGATLMPATLALIRNLFHDPRERSLAVGIWGATASAGTAVGPIVGGFLLEHFWWGSVFLINLPVMAVLVLVGIKLLPESRTANAGPWDLVSVVLSLVGMVGVVYAIKEAATHGFAWATLAAGLLGAAALYGFVRRQLTLPAPLLDMRLFRHRGFSGAVLADLLTILGLSGLVFFLSQYLQLVQGRRPFEAGLAELPAAIGAVVAGLAAGRAARRFSVRAVVAGGLAAIGLALAALTVIGQTTGYPLLGSALLVVGVGAGLSFTVTADVILSSVPKEQAGSASAVSETAYELGAALGIAVLGSIVTGVYRDFTGPAGTPAAAHESLGGAVEAAASMPAHSAAVMLDAARTSFVDGLALAAGVGAAVLLAAAVAAWFLMRGQRLESGTEH from the coding sequence ATGACCAGCACCTTGCAGACGGCGGAAGCGACCGAGGCGGTGAAGCGCCCGGGCCGCTGGCTCGCACTCGCCGTCCTCGTGCTCGCCGTGCTGCTGGTGGCCGTCGACGCGACCGTGCTCGGTCTCGCGACCCCCTACATCAGCGAGGACCTGAAGCCCTCCGGCACACAGCTGCTGTGGATCGGCGACGTCTACTCGTTCGTCATCGCCGGTCTGCTCGTCTCCATGGGCAGCCTCGGCGACCGCATCGGCCGCAAGCGGATCCTGCTGATCGGTGCCACGGCGTTCGGCGCGATATCCGTGTTCAACGCCTATGCCACCACCCCCGAGATGATGATCGTCGCGCGGGCCCTGCTGGGCGTCGCCGGTGCCACCCTGATGCCGGCCACGCTCGCGCTGATCCGCAACCTCTTCCACGACCCGCGCGAGCGCAGTCTCGCCGTCGGCATCTGGGGCGCCACCGCCTCCGCCGGTACGGCCGTGGGCCCGATCGTCGGCGGGTTCCTGCTGGAGCACTTCTGGTGGGGCTCGGTCTTCCTGATCAACCTGCCCGTGATGGCGGTCCTGGTCCTCGTCGGCATCAAGCTGCTGCCCGAGTCGCGGACCGCGAACGCCGGGCCCTGGGACCTGGTCAGCGTCGTGCTGTCGCTGGTCGGCATGGTCGGTGTCGTGTACGCGATCAAGGAGGCCGCCACCCACGGCTTCGCCTGGGCCACCCTGGCCGCCGGTCTGCTGGGCGCGGCCGCCCTGTACGGGTTCGTACGCCGTCAGCTCACGCTCCCCGCCCCGCTGCTGGACATGCGGCTGTTCCGCCACCGCGGCTTCAGCGGAGCCGTACTGGCGGACCTGCTGACCATTCTCGGCCTGTCCGGGCTGGTGTTCTTCCTCTCCCAGTACCTGCAACTTGTCCAGGGCAGGCGCCCCTTCGAGGCGGGTCTGGCCGAGCTGCCCGCCGCCATCGGCGCGGTGGTGGCCGGACTGGCCGCGGGGCGCGCGGCCCGCCGTTTCTCGGTGCGGGCCGTCGTCGCCGGGGGTCTGGCGGCGATCGGCCTGGCGCTGGCCGCGCTCACGGTGATCGGCCAGACCACCGGCTACCCGCTGCTCGGGTCCGCGCTGCTGGTCGTCGGCGTCGGTGCCGGTCTCTCCTTCACGGTCACCGCCGACGTGATCCTCTCCAGCGTGCCCAAGGAGCAGGCGGGCTCCGCCTCGGCCGTGTCCGAGACGGCGTACGAACTCGGCGCGGCCCTCGGTATCGCCGTGCTCGGCTCCATCGTGACCGGCGTCTACCGCGACTTCACCGGCCCGGCGGGCACCCCGGCCGCGGCCCACGAGTCACTCGGCGGTGCCGTCGAGGCGGCCGCGAGCATGCCCGCGCACAGCGCGGCGGTGATGCTGGACGCGGCCCGCACGTCCTTCGTCGACGGCCTGGCCCTCGCCGCCGGGGTCGGCGCGGCGGTCCTGCTGGCCGCGGCGGTGGCGGCGTGGTTCCTGATGCGGGGGCAGCGACTGGAGAGCGGGACGGAACACTGA
- a CDS encoding RNA polymerase sigma factor, with protein MTPDLVTALSPLLTAEASAEAYAAGTEPSDLEQAVWLRLLERLDADDPPLDPQGWLRRAVRSEARRTRRTSRLERPYVGEPVDDSDRDPEQLALTAARGRALRAAVRRLPGRCPRLIEALLSPQDLTYREIAGELGMSQGSLGPERSRCLGCLRRLLAPEVAAH; from the coding sequence ATGACGCCCGACCTGGTCACCGCCCTGAGCCCGCTGCTCACCGCCGAGGCCTCCGCGGAGGCATATGCCGCCGGAACCGAGCCGAGCGACCTGGAGCAGGCGGTCTGGCTCCGCCTGCTGGAGCGCCTCGACGCCGACGACCCGCCGCTCGACCCCCAGGGGTGGCTCCGCCGCGCCGTCCGCTCGGAGGCCCGCCGCACCCGCCGTACGAGCCGCCTCGAACGGCCGTACGTCGGCGAACCCGTCGACGACAGTGACCGCGACCCCGAGCAGCTCGCCCTCACCGCCGCCCGCGGCCGTGCCCTGCGCGCGGCCGTACGCCGCCTCCCGGGCCGCTGCCCCCGGCTGATCGAGGCGCTGCTCTCCCCACAGGACCTGACATACCGGGAAATCGCAGGGGAGTTGGGTATGTCACAGGGGAGTCTTGGCCCGGAACGTTCCAGATGCCTGGGATGTCTGCGCAGATTGCTCGCGCCGGAGGTTGCGGCCCACTGA
- a CDS encoding GNAT family N-acetyltransferase, translated as MGMSVTISAATEQDAEQIFRLQYLCFQREAALYGNYRIDPLVQTLDSVREEVTRDCVFVARLGDEVVGSVRGSVTEDGAAAIGKLCVHPRLQGHGIGARLLRAAESALAGQHGAKRFRLHTGHRNEGNLRLYRKVGYETVGTSQGADGIPMIVLEKPAGAYAATA; from the coding sequence ATGGGCATGAGCGTGACCATCTCTGCGGCGACCGAGCAGGACGCGGAGCAGATCTTCAGGCTGCAGTACCTGTGCTTCCAGCGGGAGGCGGCGCTGTACGGGAACTACCGCATCGACCCGCTCGTCCAAACCCTCGACTCGGTCCGCGAGGAGGTCACCCGGGACTGCGTCTTCGTGGCCCGGCTCGGCGACGAGGTCGTCGGCTCGGTCCGCGGCTCGGTCACCGAGGACGGCGCCGCCGCGATCGGGAAGCTCTGCGTCCACCCGCGCCTCCAGGGCCACGGCATCGGAGCCCGCCTCCTCCGAGCGGCCGAATCGGCCCTCGCCGGCCAGCACGGCGCCAAGCGCTTCCGCCTCCACACCGGCCACCGCAACGAGGGCAACCTCCGCCTCTACCGCAAGGTGGGCTACGAAACGGTGGGCACGTCCCAGGGCGCGGACGGCATCCCCATGATCGTCCTGGAGAAGCCGGCCGGCGCCTACGCGGCGACGGCTTGA
- a CDS encoding HAD family hydrolase, protein MKIHAQALLFDNDGTLVSSLDSVDRCWTRWAVEYGITAEDFARVELHGRPAVEIAADLLPAAIVPQALARIEDLEVEDVPHGGVHLLPGTRAFLDSLPAERWAVVTSATRRLAEARLDAVGILPKTLVAADDITRGKPDPEPYLLAARTLGVDPARCVVFEDAPAGLTAGRAAGMTTVALTTTHQAHELEADLIVENLSALSALVTEQGVEISLRG, encoded by the coding sequence ATGAAGATCCACGCGCAAGCCCTGCTGTTCGACAACGACGGAACCCTGGTCTCCTCCCTCGACTCGGTGGACCGCTGCTGGACGCGGTGGGCCGTGGAGTACGGGATCACGGCCGAGGACTTCGCACGCGTCGAACTGCACGGCCGGCCGGCCGTCGAGATAGCCGCCGACCTGCTGCCCGCCGCGATCGTGCCGCAGGCCCTCGCGCGGATCGAGGACCTGGAGGTGGAGGACGTGCCCCACGGCGGTGTGCACCTCCTGCCCGGGACGCGCGCGTTCCTCGACTCCCTGCCCGCCGAGCGCTGGGCCGTCGTCACCTCCGCCACCCGGCGGCTGGCCGAGGCGCGGCTCGACGCCGTCGGCATCCTCCCCAAGACGCTCGTCGCCGCCGACGACATCACCCGCGGCAAGCCCGACCCCGAGCCGTACCTGCTCGCCGCCCGCACCCTCGGCGTCGACCCGGCCCGGTGCGTCGTCTTCGAGGACGCCCCCGCGGGTCTCACGGCCGGCCGGGCCGCCGGTATGACCACCGTGGCGTTGACCACAACCCACCAGGCCCACGAACTCGAGGCCGACCTGATCGTCGAGAACCTGTCGGCCCTGTCCGCACTGGTCACCGAGCAGGGGGTGGAAATCTCCCTCCGCGGCTGA
- a CDS encoding glycerophosphodiester phosphodiesterase: MGTQESNEETSGTGRRALLGAAVLTAGGAVLGMTGTARADGSRHGGGRGGLGSLPKPTIVGHRGASGYRPEHTLGSYQLALDLGADIVEAGDLVPTKDGHLVCRHEPEIGGTTDVADHPEFAGRKKTKLLDGVSTTGWFTEDFTLAELKTLRAIERIPANRPHNTLYNGRWEIPTFEEVLKWQDEQTRKRGKQVWIYPEIKHPTYFRKQGLPLEERVAKVLRKYRKDRRTSPVVIQSFEPTSIERLNKLVDNPLVVLLSSADTRPWDFVETGDPRTVADLVKPAGLREIASYAQGIGPTLDLVIPRDAKGNLTQPTTLVADAHKVGLILHPWTLRNENPFLPANFRKGTEADAYGDVFGAYKAYFATGIDGVFTDQPDTGVLAREDFVNS; the protein is encoded by the coding sequence ATGGGAACGCAGGAGTCGAACGAAGAAACGAGCGGGACCGGACGGCGGGCCCTGCTCGGCGCGGCGGTGCTCACCGCCGGTGGAGCGGTCCTCGGCATGACCGGCACCGCGCGAGCGGACGGCTCCCGGCACGGCGGCGGACGCGGCGGACTGGGGAGCCTGCCCAAGCCGACGATCGTCGGCCACCGCGGAGCCAGCGGCTACCGCCCGGAGCACACGCTGGGCTCGTACCAGCTGGCCCTCGACCTGGGCGCCGACATCGTCGAGGCGGGCGACCTGGTGCCGACGAAGGACGGGCACCTGGTCTGCCGGCACGAGCCGGAGATCGGCGGCACCACCGATGTCGCCGACCACCCCGAGTTCGCCGGCCGCAAGAAGACCAAGCTCCTCGACGGTGTCTCCACCACCGGCTGGTTCACCGAGGACTTCACGCTCGCCGAGCTGAAGACGCTGCGCGCGATCGAGCGCATCCCGGCCAACCGCCCGCACAACACCCTCTACAACGGCCGCTGGGAGATCCCCACCTTCGAAGAAGTCCTGAAGTGGCAGGACGAGCAGACCCGCAAGCGCGGCAAGCAGGTCTGGATCTACCCCGAGATCAAGCACCCCACCTACTTCCGCAAGCAGGGCCTGCCGCTGGAGGAGCGGGTCGCCAAGGTGCTGCGCAAGTACCGCAAGGACCGGCGGACCTCCCCGGTCGTCATCCAGTCCTTCGAGCCGACCAGCATCGAGCGCCTCAACAAGCTCGTCGACAACCCCCTGGTCGTCCTGCTGTCGTCGGCGGACACCCGCCCCTGGGACTTCGTCGAGACGGGCGACCCGCGCACCGTCGCCGACCTGGTCAAGCCGGCCGGCCTCCGGGAGATCGCCTCCTACGCGCAGGGCATCGGCCCGACCCTCGACCTGGTCATCCCGCGCGACGCCAAGGGCAATCTCACGCAGCCGACGACGCTCGTCGCGGACGCGCACAAGGTGGGGCTGATCCTGCACCCGTGGACCCTGCGCAACGAGAACCCCTTCCTGCCCGCGAACTTCCGCAAGGGCACGGAAGCGGACGCCTACGGTGATGTCTTCGGCGCGTACAAGGCGTACTTCGCGACCGGCATCGACGGCGTCTTCACCGACCAGCCCGACACAGGCGTGCTGGCCCGCGAGGACTTCGTCAACAGCTGA
- a CDS encoding methionine ABC transporter ATP-binding protein: MITTTDLTKVYRSRGREVTALDGVDLHVREGEVFGVIGQSGAGKSSLIRCVNLLERPTSGTVTVAGQDLTALAGRGPRAGKELREARSRIGMVFQHFNLLSSRTVQDNVELPLEILGKSGKERSRKALELLDLVGLADKAGAYPAQLSGGQKQRVGIARALAVDPKVLLSDEATSALDPETTRSILALLRDLNRQLGLTVLLITHEMDVVKSVCDSAALMENGRVVESGTVSELLATPGSELASALFPLGGEASGDDRTVVDVTFQGESATQPVISQLARTYNIDISILGAAIDTVGGLQVGRMRIELPGRYEDNVVPIGFLREQGLQIDVLGHEAELVKEGVK; this comes from the coding sequence GTGATCACCACAACGGACCTGACCAAGGTCTACCGTTCGCGCGGCCGCGAGGTCACCGCCCTGGACGGCGTCGACCTGCACGTCCGCGAGGGCGAGGTGTTCGGCGTCATCGGCCAGTCCGGCGCCGGCAAGTCCTCGCTCATCCGCTGCGTCAACCTGCTGGAACGCCCCACCTCCGGCACCGTGACCGTCGCCGGACAGGACCTCACCGCCCTGGCCGGCCGCGGCCCGCGCGCCGGAAAGGAACTGCGCGAGGCACGCAGCCGGATCGGCATGGTCTTCCAGCACTTCAACCTGCTGTCCTCCCGGACCGTCCAGGACAACGTCGAGCTGCCGTTGGAGATCCTCGGCAAGTCCGGCAAGGAACGCTCCCGCAAGGCGCTGGAACTGCTCGACCTGGTCGGCCTCGCCGACAAGGCGGGCGCCTACCCCGCGCAGCTCTCCGGCGGCCAGAAGCAGCGCGTCGGCATCGCCCGCGCCCTGGCCGTCGACCCCAAGGTGCTGCTGTCCGACGAGGCCACCAGCGCCCTCGACCCGGAGACCACCCGCTCCATCCTGGCGCTGCTGCGCGACCTGAACCGGCAGCTCGGCCTGACCGTCCTGCTCATCACACACGAGATGGACGTCGTGAAGTCGGTCTGCGACTCCGCCGCGCTCATGGAGAACGGCCGCGTCGTCGAGTCGGGCACGGTCAGCGAACTGCTCGCGACCCCCGGCTCCGAGCTGGCCTCCGCGCTGTTCCCGCTCGGCGGCGAAGCCTCCGGCGACGACCGCACCGTCGTCGACGTCACCTTCCAGGGCGAGAGCGCGACCCAGCCGGTCATCTCGCAGCTCGCCCGCACCTACAACATCGACATATCGATCCTCGGCGCGGCCATCGACACCGTCGGCGGCCTCCAGGTCGGCCGGATGCGCATCGAACTGCCCGGCCGCTACGAGGACAACGTCGTACCGATCGGGTTCCTGCGCGAACAGGGCCTGCAGATCGACGTCCTGGGCCATGAGGCCGAACTGGTGAAGGAGGGTGTCAAGTGA
- a CDS encoding TetR/AcrR family transcriptional regulator → MAVDPDHVLRAAAALLTRKSTATMDEVAKAAGISRATLHRHFAGRDVLVRALESLGIAECEAALDAARLDEGTASDAVRRLVGAIEPVAGLLAFLYSENQLFEGEEMNAGWTLIDDRISALFRRGQLGGEFRIDLTPAWLTEALYGLMASGAWMVHSGKGAPKDFQHMIVELLLGGALRREEP, encoded by the coding sequence ATGGCTGTCGATCCTGATCACGTGCTGCGCGCCGCCGCGGCCCTGCTGACCCGTAAATCCACCGCGACCATGGACGAGGTCGCCAAGGCCGCCGGGATCAGCCGCGCCACGCTGCACCGCCACTTCGCCGGACGGGACGTCCTCGTCCGCGCCCTGGAGTCGCTGGGCATCGCGGAGTGCGAGGCCGCCCTGGACGCGGCCCGGCTCGACGAGGGCACGGCGAGCGACGCCGTACGCCGACTGGTCGGGGCCATCGAGCCCGTCGCCGGACTGCTCGCGTTCCTCTACTCCGAGAACCAGTTGTTCGAGGGCGAGGAGATGAACGCGGGCTGGACCCTGATAGACGACCGGATCTCCGCCCTGTTCCGGCGCGGCCAGCTCGGCGGCGAGTTCCGTATCGACCTCACCCCGGCCTGGCTCACCGAGGCGCTCTACGGCCTGATGGCCTCCGGCGCCTGGATGGTGCACAGCGGCAAGGGTGCCCCCAAGGACTTCCAGCACATGATCGTCGAGCTGCTGCTCGGCGGCGCACTACGGAGAGAGGAACCATGA
- a CDS encoding aldo/keto reductase, which produces MPFARLATATTPTCHIGLGLAAVGRPGYINLGRDEDLGEDRSVETLRNRTHELLDAAYAQGVRYFDAARSYGRSEEFLADWLHARPAFDDIVVGSKWGYTYTADWSTDADHHEVKDHALPTYERQRAESDELLGDRLDLYQIHSVTPDSPALTDKELHAKLAEAAAQGLTIGFSTSGPAQADAIRAALAVTVDGEPLFRTVQSTYNALETSAAPALAEAHDAGLTVIVKEGMANGRLAGPHAPDVLREVAEEADLGCDAVALAVILRQPWAGVVLSGAATTNQLASNLHAAAVDLDDDQLTRLATLVEEPHAYWERRGQLPWH; this is translated from the coding sequence ATGCCCTTCGCCCGCCTCGCGACCGCAACCACTCCCACCTGTCACATCGGACTAGGCCTCGCCGCCGTAGGACGCCCGGGCTACATCAACCTCGGCCGAGACGAAGACCTCGGAGAAGACCGCAGCGTAGAGACACTCCGCAACCGCACCCACGAACTCCTCGACGCCGCATACGCCCAAGGCGTCCGCTACTTCGACGCCGCCCGCTCCTACGGCCGCTCGGAGGAGTTCCTCGCCGACTGGCTCCACGCAAGGCCCGCCTTCGACGACATCGTCGTCGGCAGCAAGTGGGGCTACACCTACACCGCCGACTGGTCCACCGACGCCGACCACCACGAGGTCAAGGACCACGCCCTGCCCACCTACGAACGGCAGCGCGCGGAGAGCGACGAGCTGCTCGGCGACCGGCTCGACCTCTACCAGATCCACTCGGTGACCCCGGACAGCCCGGCCCTCACCGACAAGGAACTGCACGCGAAGCTCGCGGAGGCCGCGGCCCAGGGCCTCACCATCGGCTTCTCCACCAGCGGCCCGGCCCAGGCGGACGCCATCCGCGCCGCCCTCGCCGTGACGGTCGACGGCGAACCCCTCTTCCGTACCGTCCAGTCCACGTACAACGCGCTGGAGACCTCCGCCGCGCCCGCCCTCGCCGAGGCGCACGACGCCGGGCTCACCGTGATCGTCAAGGAGGGCATGGCCAACGGCCGGCTCGCCGGGCCGCACGCCCCGGACGTACTGCGGGAGGTCGCCGAGGAAGCGGACCTTGGCTGCGACGCCGTCGCCCTCGCCGTGATCCTGCGACAGCCCTGGGCCGGTGTGGTCCTATCCGGCGCCGCCACCACCAACCAGCTCGCCTCGAACCTGCACGCCGCGGCCGTCGACCTCGACGACGACCAGCTGACCCGCCTCGCCACGCTGGTCGAGGAACCGCACGCGTACTGGGAGCGGCGCGGTCAGCTGCCCTGGCACTGA
- the argH gene encoding argininosuccinate lyase: MSSNSGDVRLWGGRFADGPAEALAKLSASVHFDWRLAPYDIAGSRAHARVLHKAGLLTDDELTRMLEGLDRLEADVADGSFVGTIADEDVHTALERGLLERLGPDLGGKLRAGRSRNDQVATLFRMYLRDHARVVGGLIAELQDALIGLAEAHPDVAMPGRTHLQHAQPVLFAHHVLAHVQSLSRDAERLRQWDARTAVSPYGSGALAGSSLGLDPEAVAKDLGFEHGSAGNSIDGTASRDFVAEFAFITAMIGVNLSRIAEEVIIWNTKEFSFVTLHDAFSTGSSIMPQKKNPDIAELARGKSGRLIGNLTGLLATLKALPLAYNRDLQEDKEPVFDSIDQLEVLLPAFTGMMATLTVHRERMEELAPAGFSLATDIAEWLVKQGVPFRVAHEVAGECVKVAEAENKELDELTDEQFAKISSHLTPEVRTVLNVPGALASRNGRGGTAPSAVATQLTEVKADVSAQHEWAVAKKQA, translated from the coding sequence GTGAGCAGCAACAGCGGTGACGTCCGGCTCTGGGGCGGCCGTTTCGCCGACGGTCCCGCCGAGGCCCTGGCGAAGCTGTCCGCGTCCGTCCACTTCGACTGGCGGCTCGCGCCGTACGACATCGCCGGTTCGCGTGCGCACGCGCGCGTGCTGCACAAGGCAGGACTGCTCACGGACGACGAGCTGACGAGGATGCTCGAAGGCCTGGACCGGCTCGAAGCGGACGTCGCCGACGGCTCCTTCGTCGGCACCATCGCCGACGAGGACGTGCACACCGCGCTGGAGCGCGGCCTGCTGGAGCGGCTCGGCCCCGACCTCGGCGGTAAGCTGCGCGCGGGCCGCTCCCGCAACGACCAGGTCGCCACCCTCTTCCGGATGTACCTGCGCGACCACGCCCGGGTCGTCGGCGGCCTGATCGCGGAGCTCCAGGACGCCCTGATCGGCCTCGCCGAGGCGCACCCCGACGTGGCGATGCCCGGCCGTACGCACCTCCAGCACGCGCAGCCGGTCCTTTTCGCGCACCACGTCCTGGCCCATGTCCAGTCCCTCTCCCGGGACGCGGAGCGACTGCGCCAGTGGGACGCGCGCACGGCCGTCTCGCCCTACGGCTCGGGCGCCCTGGCGGGTTCGTCCCTCGGCCTGGACCCGGAGGCGGTGGCGAAGGACCTCGGGTTCGAGCACGGCTCCGCGGGCAACTCCATCGACGGTACGGCCTCGCGTGACTTCGTCGCCGAGTTCGCCTTCATCACGGCGATGATCGGGGTCAACCTCTCCCGGATCGCCGAGGAGGTCATCATCTGGAACACGAAGGAGTTCTCCTTCGTGACCCTGCACGACGCGTTCTCCACGGGCTCGTCGATCATGCCGCAGAAGAAGAACCCGGACATCGCGGAGCTGGCCCGCGGCAAGTCCGGCCGTCTGATCGGCAACCTGACGGGCCTGCTGGCCACGCTCAAGGCCCTTCCCCTCGCGTACAACCGCGACCTCCAGGAGGACAAGGAGCCGGTCTTCGACTCCATCGACCAGCTGGAGGTCCTGCTGCCGGCCTTCACCGGCATGATGGCCACCCTCACGGTCCACCGCGAGCGCATGGAGGAACTGGCCCCGGCAGGCTTCTCCCTCGCCACGGACATCGCCGAGTGGCTGGTCAAGCAGGGCGTCCCCTTCCGCGTCGCCCACGAGGTCGCCGGCGAGTGCGTGAAGGTCGCCGAGGCGGAGAACAAGGAACTGGACGAGCTGACGGACGAGCAGTTCGCCAAGATCTCCTCCCACCTGACCCCCGAGGTCCGCACCGTCCTCAACGTCCCCGGCGCCCTGGCCTCCCGCAACGGCAGGGGCGGCACGGCCCCGAGCGCGGTCGCCACCCAGCTGACAGAGGTGAAGGCGGACGTGTCGGCCCAGCACGAGTGGGCAGTGGCCAAGAAGCAGGCCTGA
- a CDS encoding lysophospholipid acyltransferase family protein produces MSRFALIKAVLGPVMRLMFRPQVEGAEHIPGDGPVILAGNHLTFIDSMILPLVCDRQVFFIGKDEYVTGKGLKGRLMAWFFTGVGMIPVDRDGGRGGVAALMTGRRVLDEGRVFGIYPEGTRSPDGRLYRGRTGIARLTLMTGAPVVPFAMIGTDRLQPGGAGLPRPGKVTVRFGEAMEFSRYEGMDRDRYVLRAVTDSVMSEVMRLSGQEYVDMYASKAKEAA; encoded by the coding sequence TTGTCCCGCTTCGCGCTCATCAAGGCAGTGCTCGGTCCGGTCATGCGCCTGATGTTCCGCCCACAGGTGGAAGGTGCGGAGCACATTCCCGGCGACGGTCCGGTCATCCTGGCCGGCAACCACCTGACGTTCATCGACTCGATGATCCTGCCGCTGGTCTGCGACCGGCAGGTGTTCTTCATCGGCAAGGACGAGTACGTCACCGGCAAGGGCCTCAAGGGCCGGCTGATGGCCTGGTTCTTCACCGGCGTCGGCATGATCCCGGTCGACCGCGACGGCGGCCGGGGCGGGGTCGCGGCCCTGATGACCGGGCGCCGGGTGCTGGACGAGGGCCGGGTGTTCGGCATCTACCCGGAGGGCACCCGCTCGCCCGACGGGCGGCTGTACCGGGGGCGTACCGGTATCGCCCGGCTCACGCTGATGACGGGCGCGCCGGTGGTGCCGTTCGCGATGATCGGCACGGACCGGCTGCAGCCGGGCGGCGCGGGTCTCCCCCGCCCGGGCAAGGTCACCGTGCGGTTCGGTGAGGCGATGGAGTTCTCCCGGTACGAGGGGATGGACCGGGACCGCTATGTGCTGCGGGCCGTGACGGACTCGGTGATGAGCGAGGTCATGCGGCTGTCCGGGCAGGAGTACGTGGACATGTACGCCAGCAAGGCCAAGGAAGCCGCCTAG
- a CDS encoding argininosuccinate synthase, translated as MTERVVLAYSGGLDTSVAIGWIAEETGAEVIAVAVDVGQGGEDLDVIRKRALACGAVEAEVADARDEFAEEYCLPAIKANALYMDRYPLVSALSRPTIVKHLVAAARKHGATTVAHGCTGKGNDQVRFEAGIVALAPDLKCIAPVRDYAMTRDKAIAFCEAKGLPIATSKKSPYSIDQNVFGRAIETGFLEDIWNAPIEDIYEYTENPALPREPDEVIISFKEGVPVAVDGRPVTVLQAIQQLNERAGAQGIGRIDMVEDRLVGIKSREVYEAPGAIALITAHQELESVTVERELARYKRGVEQRWSELVYDGQWFSPLKRALDGFVDEANQHVTGDVRMTLHGGRAVVTGRRSQQSLYDFDLATYDTGDTFDQSAAKGFIDIYSLSSKIAAKRDLA; from the coding sequence GTGACCGAGCGCGTCGTACTCGCCTACTCAGGCGGTCTTGACACCTCCGTCGCCATCGGCTGGATCGCCGAGGAGACGGGCGCCGAGGTCATCGCGGTCGCGGTCGACGTCGGCCAGGGCGGCGAGGACCTGGACGTCATCCGCAAGCGCGCGCTCGCCTGCGGTGCCGTCGAGGCCGAGGTGGCGGACGCCAGGGACGAGTTCGCCGAGGAGTACTGCCTCCCGGCGATCAAGGCCAACGCCCTCTACATGGACCGCTACCCGCTGGTCTCCGCCCTGTCCCGGCCGACGATCGTCAAGCACCTCGTCGCCGCCGCCCGGAAGCACGGCGCCACCACCGTCGCCCACGGCTGCACCGGCAAGGGCAACGACCAGGTCCGCTTCGAGGCCGGCATCGTCGCCCTCGCCCCCGACCTGAAGTGCATCGCCCCGGTCCGCGACTACGCCATGACCCGCGACAAGGCCATCGCCTTCTGCGAGGCCAAGGGCCTGCCGATCGCGACCTCCAAGAAGTCGCCGTACTCCATCGACCAGAACGTCTTCGGCCGCGCCATCGAGACCGGCTTCCTCGAGGACATCTGGAACGCGCCGATCGAGGACATCTACGAGTACACCGAGAACCCGGCTCTCCCCCGGGAGCCCGACGAGGTGATCATCTCCTTCAAGGAGGGCGTCCCGGTCGCGGTCGACGGCAGGCCCGTCACCGTCCTCCAGGCGATCCAGCAGCTCAACGAGCGCGCCGGCGCCCAGGGCATCGGCCGGATCGACATGGTCGAGGACCGGCTCGTCGGCATCAAGTCGCGCGAGGTCTACGAGGCCCCGGGCGCCATCGCTCTGATCACCGCCCACCAGGAGCTGGAGAGCGTCACCGTCGAGCGTGAACTCGCCCGCTACAAGCGCGGCGTCGAGCAGCGCTGGAGCGAGCTGGTCTACGACGGTCAGTGGTTCTCCCCGCTCAAGCGCGCCCTGGACGGCTTCGTCGACGAGGCGAACCAGCACGTCACCGGCGACGTCCGGATGACCCTGCACGGCGGCCGCGCGGTCGTCACCGGCCGGCGCTCGCAGCAGTCGCTGTACGACTTCGACCTCGCGACCTACGACACGGGCGACACCTTCGACCAGTCCGCGGCCAAGGGCTTCATCGACATCTACAGCCTGTCGTCGAAGATCGCGGCGAAGCGCGACCTCGCGTAG